The Deinococcus multiflagellatus genome includes a region encoding these proteins:
- a CDS encoding HD domain-containing protein, producing MFRRRPPLPPFPPGALLVGGAARDWLRGVAAKDYDWAVPDPRAAALALAATTGGAAFALDDERGYWRVHAPGGVQHDLVPLPGDVQADLWRRDFTVNAIGIDAAGQVLDPTGGVRDLRARRLRMVSPQNLRADPLRAWRAARFEATLGFRLEGDTERTVHEVAAELARGALPLPAPERVRDELHALLAHPEAARGLLRLEGLELLALTVPELREGLGLGQGGFHHLDVFHHGIEALHQLLARQPHAPLPLRWAALLHDVGKPRTHTRDPDTGRQSFHGHDKVGAALTTQILTRLKLPGDDIRHAAALVGAHMVPLPATEREARRFVHRRREVLPDLLSVMLADREAARGPASSEASRRAYAQAMDRVLAALEAQPSPPPPLLRGEAIMALLGVPPGPRVGQAARALGEAAALGEVHTPEEARAFVQRWAQAHPAEDH from the coding sequence ATGTTTCGCCGCCGCCCCCCCCTGCCACCCTTTCCGCCCGGCGCCTTGCTGGTCGGCGGCGCGGCGCGCGACTGGCTGCGCGGGGTGGCCGCCAAGGATTACGACTGGGCGGTGCCCGACCCCAGGGCGGCGGCGCTGGCACTGGCGGCCACCACCGGGGGCGCGGCCTTTGCCCTGGACGACGAACGCGGCTACTGGCGGGTCCATGCCCCGGGCGGCGTGCAGCACGATCTGGTGCCACTGCCGGGCGACGTGCAGGCCGACCTCTGGCGGCGCGACTTCACGGTGAATGCCATTGGGATAGACGCGGCGGGGCAGGTACTGGACCCCACGGGTGGCGTGCGCGACCTGCGGGCGCGGCGGCTGCGCATGGTCTCGCCCCAGAACCTGCGCGCCGATCCCCTGCGGGCGTGGCGGGCGGCGCGCTTTGAAGCCACGCTGGGGTTCCGGCTGGAAGGCGACACGGAACGCACTGTGCATGAGGTGGCGGCCGAACTGGCGCGCGGCGCCTTACCCCTGCCGGCCCCGGAACGGGTGCGCGACGAACTGCACGCCCTGCTGGCCCACCCAGAGGCAGCGCGCGGCCTTCTGCGCCTGGAAGGGCTGGAGCTGCTGGCCCTGACGGTGCCCGAACTGCGCGAGGGGCTGGGGCTGGGGCAGGGCGGCTTTCACCATCTGGACGTGTTTCACCACGGTATAGAGGCGCTGCACCAACTGCTGGCCCGCCAGCCCCACGCCCCGTTGCCCCTGCGCTGGGCCGCCCTGCTGCACGATGTGGGCAAGCCGCGCACCCATACCCGCGATCCCGACACCGGGCGTCAATCCTTCCACGGCCACGACAAGGTGGGCGCGGCCCTGACCACGCAGATCCTGACCCGCCTGAAGCTGCCCGGCGACGACATCCGCCACGCGGCGGCGCTGGTGGGGGCGCACATGGTGCCGCTGCCGGCCACGGAGCGCGAGGCCCGGCGTTTTGTGCACCGCCGCCGCGAGGTGCTACCGGACCTGCTGAGCGTGATGCTGGCCGACCGCGAGGCCGCGCGTGGCCCGGCGAGTTCCGAGGCCAGCCGCCGCGCCTACGCCCAGGCGATGGACCGGGTGCTCGCGGCGCTGGAGGCCCAGCCCAGCCCCCCGCCCCCACTACTACGCGGCGAGGCCATCATGGCGCTGCTGGGCGTGCCCCCCGGCCCCCGCGTGGGGCAGGCGGCGCGGGCTCTGGGCGAAGCCGCTGCCCTGGGCGAAGTGCACACCCCCGAAGAGGCGCGGGCGTTCGTGCAGCGCTGGGCCCAGGCGCATCCGGCCGAAGACCACTGA
- a CDS encoding glycoside hydrolase family 13 protein has protein sequence MEARSPNQTLAPHPVTPDWVTDAVFYQIFPDRFARSGRVEGLNLQPWGSAPHFQKYMGGDLWGVADKLDYIASLGVNAIYFCPVFQSAANHRYHTHDYYQVDPMLGGNAALRHLLDEAHARGIRVVLDGVFNHASRGFFQFNDLLEQGEGSAYRDWFHPSAWPLNAYDESKPANYAAWWGNRALPKFNTDTPAVREFLWDVAEHWIRFGIDGWRLDVPNEIDDDAFWQEFRRRVKAINPDAYIVGEIWGDAHRWLAGDQFDAVMNYHFTRPCLAFFGARTLDHPMNERSGTGRVEPMDAAAFAARMTEVTQMYHPDVVRVQLNLLDSHDTARFLTAVGGDASAFGLATVFQMTYVGAPCIYYGDEIGLPGGPDPDCRRAFPWDEREWNMDTLTLIRRLTAARHATPALGHGTFEVTHAQGEGLVYARRHERGDAYVGLNAGLKTMHLPFTGVRPGAYRDVLTGREVHLTGDTPLGVPGRGALVLVPEGM, from the coding sequence ATGGAAGCCCGCAGCCCGAACCAGACCCTTGCCCCGCACCCCGTGACCCCCGACTGGGTGACGGACGCGGTGTTCTACCAGATTTTTCCTGACCGCTTTGCCCGCTCTGGCCGCGTGGAGGGCCTGAACCTGCAGCCCTGGGGCTCGGCCCCCCATTTTCAAAAGTACATGGGCGGCGACCTGTGGGGTGTGGCCGACAAACTGGACTACATCGCCTCGCTGGGCGTGAACGCCATTTACTTCTGCCCGGTGTTTCAGTCGGCGGCCAACCACCGCTACCACACGCACGACTACTACCAGGTGGACCCCATGCTGGGCGGCAACGCGGCGCTGCGCCACCTTCTTGACGAGGCGCACGCCCGGGGCATTCGCGTGGTGCTTGACGGCGTGTTCAACCACGCCAGCCGGGGCTTTTTTCAGTTCAACGACCTGCTGGAACAGGGCGAGGGCAGCGCCTACCGCGACTGGTTTCACCCCTCGGCGTGGCCGCTGAACGCCTACGACGAGAGCAAGCCCGCCAACTACGCGGCGTGGTGGGGCAACCGCGCGCTGCCCAAGTTCAACACCGACACGCCCGCCGTCCGCGAATTTCTGTGGGACGTGGCCGAGCACTGGATCCGGTTTGGCATCGATGGCTGGCGGCTGGACGTGCCCAACGAGATTGACGACGACGCCTTCTGGCAGGAGTTCCGCCGCCGCGTCAAGGCGATCAACCCGGACGCCTACATCGTGGGAGAAATCTGGGGCGACGCCCACCGCTGGCTGGCCGGCGACCAGTTTGACGCCGTGATGAACTACCACTTCACCCGGCCCTGCCTCGCCTTTTTTGGCGCGCGCACCCTGGACCACCCCATGAACGAGCGCAGCGGCACCGGGCGCGTGGAGCCCATGGACGCCGCCGCCTTCGCCGCCCGCATGACAGAAGTCACGCAGATGTACCACCCGGACGTGGTGCGGGTGCAGCTGAACCTGCTGGACTCGCACGACACCGCGCGCTTTCTGACGGCGGTGGGGGGCGACGCCAGCGCGTTTGGGCTGGCCACGGTCTTTCAGATGACCTACGTGGGCGCGCCGTGCATCTACTACGGCGACGAGATCGGCCTGCCCGGCGGCCCCGATCCCGACTGCCGCCGCGCCTTTCCCTGGGACGAGCGCGAGTGGAACATGGACACCCTGACCCTGATCCGCCGCCTCACCGCCGCGCGCCACGCCACCCCCGCCCTGGGTCACGGCACCTTTGAGGTGACCCACGCGCAGGGCGAAGGGCTGGTCTACGCCCGGCGCCACGAGCGCGGCGACGCCTACGTGGGCCTGAACGCGGGCCTGAAGACGATGCACCTGCCTTTTACCGGCGTGCGCCCCGGCGCCTACCGCGACGTGCTGACCGGCCGCGAGGTTCACCTGACTGGCGACACGCCGCTGGGTGTTCCCGGGCGGGGCGCGCTGGTGCTGGTGCCAGAAGGGATGTAG
- a CDS encoding molybdopterin molybdotransferase MoeA, translating into MTRPDFPMHVTVPQARAHLAALLPTLGHETVPLAQAAGRTLAADLPALVSHPSATESALDGIAAREADTLLARPEAPVRLRMVGESRAGVPFAGSVGPGECVRIYTGAPLPPGTDAICPVEQLTEDGADHVALRRPARPGDVRAEGGDFRAGDVVLRAGTPLTPARLALAAALGHAEVPVRRRLRVALLSTGDEVVLPGQPLRPGQVYDSNSVGLRALLAECGCEVMPLGHAPDSPAALAATLEQAGGADLLLSSGGVSMGRYDFLRDLLLERGQVSFWKVRMRPGGPALLGRWNGLPVFGLPGNPVSSLVVFEVIVRPVLTGQAPHPLRLRAATPFAALPDKTAFWRAVLRDGAAHDYGAQGSGILRSLSEAQALVVVPEGQAVAAGDEVEVLLL; encoded by the coding sequence ATGACCCGGCCCGACTTTCCCATGCACGTCACCGTGCCCCAGGCCCGCGCCCATCTGGCGGCCCTGCTGCCCACGCTGGGCCACGAAACCGTGCCGCTGGCGCAGGCCGCTGGCCGCACCCTGGCCGCCGATCTGCCCGCGCTGGTCAGCCACCCCAGCGCCACCGAGAGCGCCCTGGACGGCATTGCCGCCCGTGAGGCCGACACCCTGCTTGCCCGCCCGGAGGCCCCGGTGCGCCTGCGCATGGTAGGCGAGAGCCGCGCGGGGGTGCCCTTCGCCGGCAGCGTGGGCCCCGGCGAGTGCGTGCGCATCTATACCGGCGCGCCGCTGCCGCCCGGCACCGATGCCATCTGCCCGGTGGAACAGCTGACCGAGGACGGCGCCGACCACGTAGCCCTGCGGCGCCCCGCCCGCCCCGGCGATGTGCGCGCCGAGGGCGGTGACTTCCGCGCCGGGGACGTGGTGCTGCGGGCCGGCACACCCCTGACCCCGGCCCGGCTGGCCCTGGCCGCCGCGCTGGGCCACGCCGAGGTGCCGGTCAGGCGCCGCCTGCGGGTGGCGCTGCTGTCTACCGGCGACGAGGTGGTGCTGCCGGGCCAGCCCCTGCGCCCAGGGCAGGTGTACGACTCTAACAGCGTGGGCCTGCGCGCCCTGCTGGCCGAGTGCGGCTGCGAGGTGATGCCTTTGGGCCACGCCCCCGATTCCCCGGCCGCCCTGGCCGCCACGCTGGAACAGGCGGGCGGCGCCGACCTGCTGCTGAGCAGCGGCGGGGTCAGCATGGGCAGGTACGACTTTCTGCGCGACCTGCTGCTGGAGCGCGGGCAGGTGAGCTTCTGGAAGGTGCGCATGCGCCCTGGGGGCCCCGCCCTGCTGGGCCGCTGGAATGGCCTGCCCGTATTTGGCCTGCCCGGCAACCCGGTCAGCAGCCTCGTGGTGTTCGAGGTCATCGTGCGCCCGGTCCTGACCGGACAGGCGCCACACCCCCTGCGCCTGCGCGCGGCCACGCCCTTTGCTGCCCTGCCCGATAAAACGGCGTTCTGGCGCGCGGTGCTACGGGACGGCGCCGCGCACGACTACGGCGCGCAGGGCAGCGGCATCCTCCGGTCCCTCAGCGAGGCCCAGGCCCTGGTGGTCGTGCCAGAGGGGCAGGCGGTGGCAGCGGGGGATGAGGTGGAGGTGCTGCTGCTCTGA